In Gossypium hirsutum isolate 1008001.06 chromosome D06, Gossypium_hirsutum_v2.1, whole genome shotgun sequence, one genomic interval encodes:
- the LOC107901041 gene encoding uncharacterized protein isoform X4: MAPFYPKFSPLKSLISHGRQYFLSCHSSTNTLLSLSPITLSPLPFSLSSSPDPIKGTQLYISLPHDDVLNSFFIIFSTSPSSSALQWLSPPQTFNKKTPFCLYPMLVSTRLYIFQGPSELMPPEKDLKVIREAKIRKEMLDREASLRRARAEASLSNGISWGMGEDAIEEAEVKLSVSSRDFCLTLISRRSRHYAGTRY, from the exons ATGGcgccattttaccccaaattttccCCACTAAAATCCCTAATTTCCCATGGCCGACAATATTTTCTCAGTTGCCACTCTTCAACAAACACTCTGCTCTCCCTTTCTCCTATTACCCTTTCCCCTCTCCCTTTCTCTCTTTCCTCTTCACCTGACCCTATCAAAGGAACCCAGCTTTACATCTCACTACCACACGATGACGTTTTGAACtctttcttcatcattttctctACTTCCCCTTCTTCTTCTGCTCTCCAATGGCTATCCCCGCCGCAAACGTTTAACAAAAAAACACCTTTTTGTTTATACCCAATGCTAGT CTCAACTCGTTTGTATATTTTCCAAGGGCCTTCGGAGTTGATGCCACCG GAAAAAGACTTGAAAGTCATAAGAGAAGCTAAGATCCGAAAAGAGATGTTAGACCGGGAAGCTTCACTTAGACGAGCAAGAGCAGAAGCATCTCTTTCTAATGGTATCTCATGGGGCATGGGAGAGGATGCTATTGAAGAAGCAGAG GTGAAACTTTCTGTCTCTTCCAGGGATTTTTGTTTAACTCTCATTTCAAGACGTTCTCGACATTATGCTGGGACAAG ATATTGA
- the LOC107901041 gene encoding uncharacterized protein isoform X2, with protein sequence MAPFYPKFSPLKSLISHGRQYFLSCHSSTNTLLSLSPITLSPLPFSLSSSPDPIKGTQLYISLPHDDVLNSFFIIFSTSPSSSALQWLSPPQTFNKKTPFCLYPMLVSTRLYIFQGPSELMPPEKDLKVIREAKIRKEMLDREASLRRARAEASLSNGISWGMGEDAIEEAEVKLSVSSRDFCLTLISRRSRHYAGTRLDARTNKRFIHSLLVSLSAFAFLFSELVQYNQTRVDNIAELERRLEDAGY encoded by the exons ATGGcgccattttaccccaaattttccCCACTAAAATCCCTAATTTCCCATGGCCGACAATATTTTCTCAGTTGCCACTCTTCAACAAACACTCTGCTCTCCCTTTCTCCTATTACCCTTTCCCCTCTCCCTTTCTCTCTTTCCTCTTCACCTGACCCTATCAAAGGAACCCAGCTTTACATCTCACTACCACACGATGACGTTTTGAACtctttcttcatcattttctctACTTCCCCTTCTTCTTCTGCTCTCCAATGGCTATCCCCGCCGCAAACGTTTAACAAAAAAACACCTTTTTGTTTATACCCAATGCTAGT CTCAACTCGTTTGTATATTTTCCAAGGGCCTTCGGAGTTGATGCCACCG GAAAAAGACTTGAAAGTCATAAGAGAAGCTAAGATCCGAAAAGAGATGTTAGACCGGGAAGCTTCACTTAGACGAGCAAGAGCAGAAGCATCTCTTTCTAATGGTATCTCATGGGGCATGGGAGAGGATGCTATTGAAGAAGCAGAG GTGAAACTTTCTGTCTCTTCCAGGGATTTTTGTTTAACTCTCATTTCAAGACGTTCTCGACATTATGCTGGGACAAGGTTAGATGCTAGGACAAACAAGAGGTTCATTCACTCTCTCTTG GTTAGCTTGAGTGCCTTTGCATTTTTGTTCTCTGAGCTTGTTCAGTACAATCAAACTCGGGTTGACAACATTGCTGAATTAGAAAGAAG GCTGGAGGATGCAGG ATATTGA
- the LOC107901041 gene encoding uncharacterized protein isoform X3, producing MAPFYPKFSPLKSLISHGRQYFLSCHSSTNTLLSLSPITLSPLPFSLSSSPDPIKGTQLYISLPHDDVLNSFFIIFSTSPSSSALQWLSPPQTFNKKTPFCLYPMLVSTRLYIFQGPSELMPPEKDLKVIREAKIRKEMLDREASLRRARAEASLSNGISWGMGEDAIEEAEVKLSVSSRDFCLTLISRRSRHYAGTRLDARTNKRFIHSLLVSLSAFAFLFSELVQYNQTRVDNIAELERRY from the exons ATGGcgccattttaccccaaattttccCCACTAAAATCCCTAATTTCCCATGGCCGACAATATTTTCTCAGTTGCCACTCTTCAACAAACACTCTGCTCTCCCTTTCTCCTATTACCCTTTCCCCTCTCCCTTTCTCTCTTTCCTCTTCACCTGACCCTATCAAAGGAACCCAGCTTTACATCTCACTACCACACGATGACGTTTTGAACtctttcttcatcattttctctACTTCCCCTTCTTCTTCTGCTCTCCAATGGCTATCCCCGCCGCAAACGTTTAACAAAAAAACACCTTTTTGTTTATACCCAATGCTAGT CTCAACTCGTTTGTATATTTTCCAAGGGCCTTCGGAGTTGATGCCACCG GAAAAAGACTTGAAAGTCATAAGAGAAGCTAAGATCCGAAAAGAGATGTTAGACCGGGAAGCTTCACTTAGACGAGCAAGAGCAGAAGCATCTCTTTCTAATGGTATCTCATGGGGCATGGGAGAGGATGCTATTGAAGAAGCAGAG GTGAAACTTTCTGTCTCTTCCAGGGATTTTTGTTTAACTCTCATTTCAAGACGTTCTCGACATTATGCTGGGACAAGGTTAGATGCTAGGACAAACAAGAGGTTCATTCACTCTCTCTTG GTTAGCTTGAGTGCCTTTGCATTTTTGTTCTCTGAGCTTGTTCAGTACAATCAAACTCGGGTTGACAACATTGCTGAATTAGAAAGAAG ATATTGA
- the LOC107901041 gene encoding uncharacterized protein isoform X1: MAPFYPKFSPLKSLISHGRQYFLSCHSSTNTLLSLSPITLSPLPFSLSSSPDPIKGTQLYISLPHDDVLNSFFIIFSTSPSSSALQWLSPPQTFNKKTPFCLYPMLVSTRLYIFQGPSELMPPEKDLKVIREAKIRKEMLDREASLRRARAEASLSNGISWGMGEDAIEEAEVKLSVSSRDFCLTLISRRSRHYAGTRLDARTNKRFIHSLLVSLSAFAFLFSELVQYNQTRVDNIAELERRLEDAGYAVGVYLIIWFCIL, from the exons ATGGcgccattttaccccaaattttccCCACTAAAATCCCTAATTTCCCATGGCCGACAATATTTTCTCAGTTGCCACTCTTCAACAAACACTCTGCTCTCCCTTTCTCCTATTACCCTTTCCCCTCTCCCTTTCTCTCTTTCCTCTTCACCTGACCCTATCAAAGGAACCCAGCTTTACATCTCACTACCACACGATGACGTTTTGAACtctttcttcatcattttctctACTTCCCCTTCTTCTTCTGCTCTCCAATGGCTATCCCCGCCGCAAACGTTTAACAAAAAAACACCTTTTTGTTTATACCCAATGCTAGT CTCAACTCGTTTGTATATTTTCCAAGGGCCTTCGGAGTTGATGCCACCG GAAAAAGACTTGAAAGTCATAAGAGAAGCTAAGATCCGAAAAGAGATGTTAGACCGGGAAGCTTCACTTAGACGAGCAAGAGCAGAAGCATCTCTTTCTAATGGTATCTCATGGGGCATGGGAGAGGATGCTATTGAAGAAGCAGAG GTGAAACTTTCTGTCTCTTCCAGGGATTTTTGTTTAACTCTCATTTCAAGACGTTCTCGACATTATGCTGGGACAAGGTTAGATGCTAGGACAAACAAGAGGTTCATTCACTCTCTCTTG GTTAGCTTGAGTGCCTTTGCATTTTTGTTCTCTGAGCTTGTTCAGTACAATCAAACTCGGGTTGACAACATTGCTGAATTAGAAAGAAG GCTGGAGGATGCAGGGTATGCTGTTGGGGTTTATCTGATCATTTGGTTTTGCATCCTTTAG
- the LOC107901041 gene encoding uncharacterized protein isoform X5, which yields MIFKSSTRLYIFQGPSELMPPEKDLKVIREAKIRKEMLDREASLRRARAEASLSNGISWGMGEDAIEEAEVKLSVSSRDFCLTLISRRSRHYAGTRLDARTNKRFIHSLLVSLSAFAFLFSELVQYNQTRVDNIAELERRLEDAGYAVGVYLIIWFCIL from the exons ATGATTTTCAAAAG CTCAACTCGTTTGTATATTTTCCAAGGGCCTTCGGAGTTGATGCCACCG GAAAAAGACTTGAAAGTCATAAGAGAAGCTAAGATCCGAAAAGAGATGTTAGACCGGGAAGCTTCACTTAGACGAGCAAGAGCAGAAGCATCTCTTTCTAATGGTATCTCATGGGGCATGGGAGAGGATGCTATTGAAGAAGCAGAG GTGAAACTTTCTGTCTCTTCCAGGGATTTTTGTTTAACTCTCATTTCAAGACGTTCTCGACATTATGCTGGGACAAGGTTAGATGCTAGGACAAACAAGAGGTTCATTCACTCTCTCTTG GTTAGCTTGAGTGCCTTTGCATTTTTGTTCTCTGAGCTTGTTCAGTACAATCAAACTCGGGTTGACAACATTGCTGAATTAGAAAGAAG GCTGGAGGATGCAGGGTATGCTGTTGGGGTTTATCTGATCATTTGGTTTTGCATCCTTTAG